A genomic window from Luteolibacter sp. LG18 includes:
- a CDS encoding ACT domain-containing protein, with protein sequence MKEILIITPGNRPGVLADVTGLLADRGINILQIDGTDDHEHAVIRLEAEPYDDALRALTAAGYQAMSEEVLVIRIQDQPGAIAHVAARFREPQINISAIRFVRRDQGWATVILSTSDNAKARVLLADCLVNA encoded by the coding sequence ATGAAGGAAATCCTCATCATCACCCCAGGCAACCGTCCCGGTGTGCTGGCGGACGTCACCGGCCTGCTGGCCGACCGGGGAATCAACATCCTCCAGATCGACGGGACCGACGACCACGAACACGCGGTCATCCGCCTCGAAGCTGAACCCTACGACGACGCCTTGCGCGCCCTCACCGCCGCGGGCTACCAGGCCATGAGCGAGGAAGTCCTCGTCATCCGCATCCAGGACCAGCCCGGTGCCATCGCCCACGTGGCCGCCCGTTTCCGCGAGCCCCAGATCAACATCAGCGCCATCCGCTTCGTCCGCCGCGACCAAGGCTGGGCCACCGTCATCCTCTCCACCAGCGACAATGCGAAGGCCCGCGTGTTGCTCGCGGACTGCCTGGTGAATGCGTGA
- a CDS encoding histidine decarboxylase, whose product MPPLPPEARARLDAFLGRIEEVSHTLVGYPCSQDFNYPELAPFLRYPLNNCGDPFADSIYRENSFPFEREVIATFQKHLRAPLDQTWGYVTSGGTEGNLYGLYLARELYPEGVVYYSEHTHYSAAKIVRVLDARSIMIRGQDNGEIDYDDLRETLRLHRDVPPIIFANIGTTMHGAVDDLRKIRAMLKELAISRAYIHADAALSGMILPWVERPQPFGFDAGIDSIAVSGHKFVGSPVPCGVVLARRAHTERVARSVEYVGVMDTTILGSRSALGPLVLWSAFQRWGEDGMRRRVAACLDMADYAIARFEAAGIPSWRHENSITVVFPRPADEVIRRWQIAPHEQIAHLITMPHVTRDTIDRVIADVVASRLPVPSGP is encoded by the coding sequence ATGCCTCCGCTGCCACCGGAGGCGCGGGCGCGGCTCGATGCGTTCCTCGGCCGGATCGAGGAGGTTTCCCACACCCTCGTCGGCTACCCGTGCAGCCAGGATTTCAATTATCCCGAGCTCGCCCCTTTCCTGCGCTATCCGCTGAACAACTGCGGCGATCCCTTCGCGGACTCCATCTACCGGGAGAACTCCTTCCCCTTCGAGCGCGAGGTGATCGCCACCTTCCAGAAGCACCTCCGTGCCCCCTTGGATCAAACCTGGGGCTACGTCACCTCCGGCGGCACCGAGGGCAACCTCTACGGCCTCTATCTGGCCCGCGAACTGTATCCGGAAGGGGTGGTCTATTACTCCGAGCACACCCACTACTCCGCCGCCAAGATCGTCCGGGTCCTCGATGCCCGCAGCATCATGATCCGCGGCCAGGACAATGGGGAGATCGACTACGACGATCTCCGCGAAACCCTGCGCCTGCACCGCGACGTGCCGCCGATCATTTTCGCCAACATCGGCACCACCATGCACGGCGCGGTCGACGACCTCCGGAAGATCCGCGCGATGCTCAAGGAGCTCGCCATTTCCCGCGCCTACATCCACGCCGATGCCGCGCTTTCCGGCATGATCCTGCCGTGGGTGGAGCGTCCGCAGCCCTTCGGGTTCGATGCCGGAATCGACTCCATCGCCGTGTCCGGCCACAAGTTCGTCGGCAGCCCTGTCCCCTGCGGCGTGGTGCTCGCCCGCCGCGCCCACACCGAGCGGGTCGCCCGCAGCGTGGAATACGTCGGCGTCATGGACACCACCATCCTCGGCAGCCGCAGCGCGCTCGGCCCGCTCGTGCTCTGGAGCGCCTTCCAGCGCTGGGGCGAGGACGGCATGCGGAGGCGCGTCGCCGCCTGTCTGGATATGGCGGACTACGCCATCGCCCGCTTCGAAGCCGCTGGCATCCCGTCCTGGCGGCACGAGAACTCCATCACCGTTGTCTTTCCGCGCCCCGCGGACGAGGTGATCCGCCGCTGGCAGATCGCCCCGCACGAACAAATCGCCCACCTCATCACCATGCCCCACGTCACCCGCGACACCATCGACCGGGTGATCGCGGATGTCGTGGCCTCGCGCCTCCCCGTCCCCTCCGGACCATGA
- a CDS encoding aminoglycoside phosphotransferase family protein, whose amino-acid sequence MVPFTSPVREIDPIVQEAVSAIGSQFAIGGEFVFGEEIQSGHINSTYRATYELPDGSRQRYILQRINDSVFKDPHAVMRNIECVTRHINWKVLRVKKDLGGQTLNLYPARGGHFWAEAQCGGLWRCYNFIEGCLTYDVVENTRQAYQAARAFASFQDLVSDLAPTEIVETIPNFHDTRRRYQRLLEVAAEDPLGRLESVRAEFDFIRARGEITGKLLDLRDAGEIPVRITHNDTKINNVMIDSESDEAVCVIDLDTVMPGLSLYDFGDLVRSATSPAAEDEIDLTKVQMQMPMFEALTEGFLDAAGGFVNETEVEHMVFAGKLMTLEVGIRFLTDHLEGDVYFKTHRPDHNLDRCRTQLKLVERIEEQEEAMEKFVRKVWRGKR is encoded by the coding sequence ATGGTTCCATTCACCTCTCCGGTTCGCGAAATCGACCCCATCGTCCAGGAAGCCGTCAGTGCGATCGGTAGCCAGTTCGCGATCGGCGGTGAGTTCGTGTTCGGGGAGGAAATCCAGAGCGGCCACATCAACTCGACCTACCGCGCGACCTACGAGCTGCCGGACGGTTCCCGCCAGCGCTACATCCTGCAGCGGATCAACGACAGCGTTTTCAAGGATCCGCATGCGGTGATGCGGAACATCGAGTGCGTGACGCGCCACATCAACTGGAAGGTGCTGCGGGTGAAGAAGGACCTCGGCGGACAGACGTTGAACCTCTACCCGGCCCGCGGCGGCCACTTCTGGGCGGAGGCCCAGTGCGGCGGCCTGTGGCGCTGCTACAATTTCATCGAGGGCTGCTTGACCTACGATGTGGTCGAGAATACCCGGCAGGCCTATCAGGCGGCGCGGGCCTTTGCGTCCTTCCAGGATCTGGTGAGCGATCTCGCACCCACCGAGATCGTCGAGACGATCCCGAATTTCCACGACACCCGGCGGCGCTACCAGCGGCTGCTGGAGGTGGCGGCGGAGGATCCGCTGGGCCGCCTCGAGTCCGTCCGCGCCGAATTCGATTTCATCCGCGCTCGCGGCGAGATCACCGGCAAGCTGCTGGATCTGAGGGACGCGGGAGAGATCCCGGTCCGCATCACCCACAACGACACCAAGATCAACAATGTGATGATCGACTCGGAGAGCGACGAGGCGGTGTGCGTGATCGACTTGGACACGGTGATGCCGGGGCTCTCGCTTTACGATTTCGGCGACTTGGTGCGCTCCGCGACCAGCCCGGCGGCGGAGGATGAAATTGATCTCACGAAGGTCCAGATGCAGATGCCGATGTTTGAGGCGCTGACGGAAGGCTTCCTCGACGCCGCCGGTGGTTTCGTCAACGAGACCGAGGTGGAGCACATGGTCTTCGCCGGAAAGCTGATGACGTTGGAAGTGGGCATCCGCTTCCTCACCGATCACCTCGAGGGCGACGTGTATTTCAAGACCCACCGCCCGGATCACAACCTTGACCGCTGCCGCACCCAGCTCAAGCTGGTCGAGCGGATCGAGGAGCAGGAAGAGGCGATGGAGAAATTCGTCCGCAAGGTGTGGCGGGGGAAAAGATAA
- a CDS encoding class I SAM-dependent methyltransferase, with protein sequence MQPRLPFRFPGIAADVERLRVKLTEALSLAGFVADSPAAVLNLACGRADETGTLFAALSPAQVGFYLGIDLLPGDIAEATKRWKPETPDTRIEFRAGDASRTERMRELPPFDLVFIRHQNYWHDAPVWDRLLENALAALKPGGVLAITSYFDREHALALTALKLRGAELLVNFRHAESRILDDAPNKSVDRHLAVLRRR encoded by the coding sequence ATGCAACCCCGCCTGCCCTTCCGCTTCCCCGGCATCGCCGCCGACGTGGAACGGCTGCGGGTCAAGCTCACGGAGGCGTTGTCCCTCGCAGGCTTCGTGGCCGACTCCCCCGCCGCCGTGCTGAATCTGGCATGCGGCCGTGCCGATGAAACCGGCACCCTCTTCGCCGCGCTGTCCCCGGCGCAAGTCGGCTTCTACCTCGGCATCGACCTCCTCCCCGGCGACATCGCGGAAGCCACGAAACGCTGGAAACCGGAAACGCCGGACACCCGCATCGAGTTCCGTGCCGGCGATGCCTCCCGCACCGAGCGCATGCGGGAACTGCCGCCCTTCGACCTCGTCTTCATCCGCCACCAGAACTACTGGCACGACGCCCCGGTGTGGGACCGCCTGCTGGAAAACGCCCTCGCCGCCCTCAAGCCCGGCGGCGTGCTGGCCATCACCTCCTACTTCGACCGCGAGCACGCCCTCGCCCTTACCGCGCTGAAACTCCGCGGCGCGGAGCTGCTAGTGAACTTCCGCCACGCGGAATCCCGCATCCTCGACGACGCGCCGAACAAGTCCGTCGACCGCCATCTCGCCGTACTGCGCCGAAGGTAG